One Eublepharis macularius isolate TG4126 chromosome 6, MPM_Emac_v1.0, whole genome shotgun sequence DNA segment encodes these proteins:
- the ACSL5 gene encoding long-chain-fatty-acid--CoA ligase 5, whose translation MIWILQFLFSPLPTPALIGLVTFGASVFLWVISKPKPVEPPVPLNKQSVGTEGGARRSALIPDVKLLSYYYEDAKTLYECFRRGRYVSENGPCLGYRKPKQPYQWLSYQQVLDRAEYLGSGLLHRGHRPSSDQFIGIFAQNRPEWIISELACYTYSMVAVPLYDTLGPESIVYIVNKADISTVICDKPDKAQVLLENCEQGKTPGLKTIVLMDPFDNKLKERGAAIGVELLSLKEVEALGKNNLRRPVPPKPEDLSVICFTSGTTGNPKGAMLTHENVVADAAAYLKSLEMTTPCQTSDCSVSYLPLAHMFERVVQTVIYSSGARVGFFQGDIRLLTDDMKALKPTLFPVVPRLLNRIYDKIQSGAQTTFKRLLLNMAVARKHAEVKQGILRNTSIWDKLVFKKIQDVMGGKVRIVVTGAAPISPSVLKFLRSAFGCQIFEAYGQTECTAGCTFSLPGDWTTDHVGPPLACNLIKLEDVPEMNYFAANNEGEICIKGPNVFKGYLKDPEKTAEAIDKDGWLHTGDIGKWIPSGALKIIDRKKNIFKLAQGEYIAPEKIENIYIRSAPVAQIFVHGESLQSFLVGIVVPDPETLPKFAAKLGVKGSYEELCKNAVVRKAIVEDMIKLGKEAGLKSFEQVKDIYLYPEMFTVENGLLTPTLKAKRAEVSKFFRSQIDALYTSNI comes from the exons ATGATTTGGATACTCCAGTTCTTGTTTTCACCACTTCCAACTCCAGCTTTGATTGGTCTTGTTACTTTTGGAGCAAGTGTCTTCTTGTGGGTGATAAGCAAACCCAAACCAGTTGAACCCCCTGTTCCCTTGAACAAGCAGTCTGTTGGCACAGAG GGAGGAGCTAGGAGGAGTGCACTCATACCTGATGTCAAGCTGCTTTCATATTACTATGAGGATGCAAAAACTCTATATGAATGTTTCCGAAGAGGACGGTATGTGTCAG AAAATGGTCCTTGCTTAGGATACAGAAAGCCAAAACAACCTTATCAGTGGTTATCTTACCAACAG GTTTTGGATAGAGCTGAATACCTGGGTTCAGGTCTTCTGCACAGAGGACATAGACCATCATCTGACCAATTTATTGGCATCTTTGCTCAAAATAGACCAGAG TGGATAATCTCTGAGCTTGCCTGCTACACTTATTCGATGGTTGCTGTTCCTCTCTATGATACACTAGGACCGGAATCCATTGTATACATTGTTAATAAAG CTGATATCTCTACCGTGATCTGTGACAAGCCTGACAAGGCCCAGGTACTACTCGAGAACTGTGAACAAGGGAAGACTCCAGGACTGAAGACTATTGTTTTGATGGATCCATTCGATAACAAGCTAAAGGAAAGGGGAGCTGCCATAGGAGTTGAACTACTTTCATTAAAAGAAGTTGAG GCATTGGGCAAAAACAACTTAAGAAGACCAGTT CCTCCCAAACCAGAGGACTTGAGTGTTATCTGTTTCACCAGTGGAACTACTG GTAATCCTAAAGGAGCCATGCTAACACATGAGAATGTTGTCGCTGATGCAGCAGCCTACCTAAAGAGCTTAGAG ATGACAACTCCTTGTCAAACATCTGATTGTTCTGTCTCATACCTTCCTTTGGCTCACATGTTTGAAAGAGTAGTGCAG ACTGTAATATACAGCAGTGGAGCAAGAGTAGGGTTCTTCCAAGGAGATATTAGACTTCTAACAGATGACATGAAAGCACTGAAGCCCACACTGTTTCCAGTAGTGCCAAGACTGCTCAACAGGATCTATGACAAG ATACAAAGTGGTGCTCAAACAACATTCAAACGTCTTCTTCTAAATATGGCTGTGGCAAGGAAACATGCTGAAGTGAAGCAAGGCATTCTCCGAAACACAAGTATTTGGGACAAGCTAGTATTCAAGAAAATTCAA GACGTCATGGGTGGGAAAGTGCGCATAGTAGTAACTGGAGCTGCCCCGATATCTCCATCGGTCTTGAAATTTCTCAGGTCAGCTTTTGGATGTCAG ATTTTTGAAGCATATGGTCAAACAGAATGCACTGCTGGTTGCACTTTCTCATTACCAGGAGACTGGACAACAG ACCATGTTGGGCCACCATTAGCCTGCAACCTCATAAAACTTGAAGATGTTCCTGAAATGAACTACTTTGCAGCTAACAATGAAGGGGAG ATTTGCATTAAGGGACCAAATGTATTCAAGGGTTACCTAAAAGATCCAGAGAAAACAGCAGAAGCCATTGATAAGGATGGTTGGCTTCACACTGGAGACATAGGAAAATGGATTCCG AGTGGAGCCTTGAAGATCATTGATAGAAAAAAGAATATCTTCAAACTTGCGCAAGGAGAGTATATTGCACCGGAGAAGATAGAAAACATCTACATCAGAAGTGCTCCTGTAGCACAGATCTTTGTGCATGGGGAAAGTTTACAG tctTTCTTGGTTGGTATAGTGGTTCCTGACCCAGAGACTCTTCCAAAATTTGCAGCAAAGTTGGGCGTGAAGGGTTCATATGAAGAACTCTGTAAAAATGCA GTGGTGAGAAAAGCTATTGTGGAAGACATGATCAAGCTAGGAAAAGAAGCTGGCCTCAAGTCATTTGAGCAA